In Oncorhynchus mykiss isolate Arlee chromosome 1, USDA_OmykA_1.1, whole genome shotgun sequence, the following proteins share a genomic window:
- the LOC110522348 gene encoding ETS homologous factor isoform X2, whose amino-acid sequence MVRHTTCIMSIPSTASIESQLPTTWSSYPCPDISTVMPGYTSRLWSQDYKPQYWSKYLVWQWLQQMVDMHQIDAASIHFQNFDVDGHQLCSMTYQDFTRAAGTVGPILYQSLNELKWRGQYPGMEFNPLDIIKSEPDDIFDPSCRCLAPVASPTTSSPDSRPHQIKKHNPRGTHLWEFIRDILLNPERNSGLLKWEDRTDGVFRFLNSEAVAQLWGKKKNNSSMTYEKLSRAMRYYYKREILEHVDGRRLVYKFGKNAQGWRESEK is encoded by the exons ATGGTCCGTCATACCACCTGTATCATGAGCATCCCTTCCACTGCCAGCATTGAGAGCCAGCTGCCCACAACATGGAGCTCCTACCCCTGCCCAGACA TTTCCACAGTGATGCCCGGTTACACCAGTCGACTGTGGTCCCAGGACTACAAGCCTCAGTATTGGTCAAAGTACCTGGTGTGGCAGTGGCTGCAGCAGATGGTGGACATGCACCAGATTGACGCTGCCAGCATCCACTTCCAGAACTTTGACGTGGACGGCCATCAACTGTGCAGCATGACCTACCAGGACTTCACACGGGCCGCGGGCACCGTGGGGCCTATCCTCTACCAAAGCCTCAACGAGCTCAAATGGAGGG GACAGTATCCTGGAATGGAGTTTAACCCACTGGACATTATCAAATCAGAGCCAGATG acatttttgatcCCTCATGTCGATGTCTCGCACCTGTGGCATCACCCACTACCTCAAGTCCAG ACAGTCGCCCTCATCAGATCAAAAAACACA ACCCCCGGGGGACCCACCTGTGGGAGTTCATTAGGGACATTCTTCTGAACCCAGAGCGGAACTCAGGCCTGCTCAAGTGGGAGGACCGGACAGATGGAGTGTTCCGTTTCCTCAATTCAGAGGCTGTTGCTCAGCTGTGGGGCAAGAAGAAGAACAACAGCAGCATGACCTACGAGAAGCTCAGCCGAGCTATGAG ATATTACTACAAACGGGAAATCCTGGAACACGTGGATGGCCGAAGGCTGGTCTACAAGTTTGGGAAAAATGCACAAGGATGGAGGGAGTCAGAAAAGTAA
- the LOC110522348 gene encoding ETS homologous factor isoform X1: MVRHTTCIMSIPSTASIESQLPTTWSSYPCPDISTVMPGYTSRLWSQDYKPQYWSKYLVWQWLQQMVDMHQIDAASIHFQNFDVDGHQLCSMTYQDFTRAAGTVGPILYQSLNELKWRGQYPGMEFNPLDIIKSEPDEPSIYPADIFDPSCRCLAPVASPTTSSPDSRPHQIKKHNPRGTHLWEFIRDILLNPERNSGLLKWEDRTDGVFRFLNSEAVAQLWGKKKNNSSMTYEKLSRAMRYYYKREILEHVDGRRLVYKFGKNAQGWRESEK, encoded by the exons ATGGTCCGTCATACCACCTGTATCATGAGCATCCCTTCCACTGCCAGCATTGAGAGCCAGCTGCCCACAACATGGAGCTCCTACCCCTGCCCAGACA TTTCCACAGTGATGCCCGGTTACACCAGTCGACTGTGGTCCCAGGACTACAAGCCTCAGTATTGGTCAAAGTACCTGGTGTGGCAGTGGCTGCAGCAGATGGTGGACATGCACCAGATTGACGCTGCCAGCATCCACTTCCAGAACTTTGACGTGGACGGCCATCAACTGTGCAGCATGACCTACCAGGACTTCACACGGGCCGCGGGCACCGTGGGGCCTATCCTCTACCAAAGCCTCAACGAGCTCAAATGGAGGG GACAGTATCCTGGAATGGAGTTTAACCCACTGGACATTATCAAATCAGAGCCAGATG AACCTAGCATATATCCTGCAG acatttttgatcCCTCATGTCGATGTCTCGCACCTGTGGCATCACCCACTACCTCAAGTCCAG ACAGTCGCCCTCATCAGATCAAAAAACACA ACCCCCGGGGGACCCACCTGTGGGAGTTCATTAGGGACATTCTTCTGAACCCAGAGCGGAACTCAGGCCTGCTCAAGTGGGAGGACCGGACAGATGGAGTGTTCCGTTTCCTCAATTCAGAGGCTGTTGCTCAGCTGTGGGGCAAGAAGAAGAACAACAGCAGCATGACCTACGAGAAGCTCAGCCGAGCTATGAG ATATTACTACAAACGGGAAATCCTGGAACACGTGGATGGCCGAAGGCTGGTCTACAAGTTTGGGAAAAATGCACAAGGATGGAGGGAGTCAGAAAAGTAA